The Virgibacillus phasianinus genome includes a window with the following:
- a CDS encoding transposase, whose translation MLVIGLKNDLILFDRGYPSRKFIAFLEECGIKYVMRCQKGTMLEVTQAKDSDQNIGIVWKDETLTARVLRFQLDSGIEEVLVTNVLEETLGITEFKDLYFKRWGIESKYDELKNKLQIENFTGYTPLAIEQDFYASLYLINMVSLLKNEANEIINHGDKGKKLKYTYKVNTSARLSYPLPYLVR comes from the coding sequence TTGCTGGTAATAGGATTAAAAAATGACCTTATTTTGTTTGATAGAGGTTATCCATCTAGAAAATTCATTGCATTCTTAGAAGAATGCGGGATCAAGTACGTGATGCGTTGTCAGAAAGGAACGATGCTGGAGGTCACACAGGCTAAAGATTCCGATCAAAACATAGGGATTGTATGGAAAGACGAAACTTTAACTGCCCGTGTACTAAGATTTCAATTGGATTCTGGTATAGAAGAAGTATTGGTCACAAACGTATTGGAGGAGACACTTGGTATTACAGAATTTAAAGATCTATATTTTAAACGTTGGGGAATTGAGAGCAAATATGACGAATTAAAAAACAAACTACAAATTGAAAATTTTACAGGATATACGCCACTTGCGATTGAACAAGATTTTTATGCATCCTTGTACTTAATAAACATGGTAAGTCTGCTAAAAAATGAGGCGAATGAAATAATCAATCATGGTGACAAGGGAAAAAAGTTAAAATACACCTACAAAGTTAATACATCAGCTCGTTTATCATATCCATTGCCATATCTCGTTCGCTAG
- a CDS encoding acetoacetate--CoA ligase produces MARTEEGTLLWEPSEKRKQNSNIYDYMNWLKKHKDLHFDNYHSLWKWSVDELELFWASLWDYFQIQSKEDYQTVLTSHEMPGANWFTGSKINYTEHIFQNRDRHKPAIIHTSELRDQTEISWDQLYQDTAALQLTLKYLGVEKGDRIVAYVANIYESVVAFLATASLGAIWSSASPDFGTQSVIDRFKQIEPKVMVTVDGYRYSGKDFDRTSVVENIQSELPTLEATIAIPYLNENATFDGLKNVTSWKHAVTSKRELTLNFERVPFNDPLWVLFSSGTTGKPKPIVQSQGGILMEHLKALTFHADLDESDRFFWFTTTGWMMWNFLVGGLLTGSTIILYDGNPGYPDKKMLWKMAEQTKMTVFGTSASYITACMKDGLVPKEEFNLQHLKNISSTGSPLPPEGFQWCYDNVKDDLWIASSSGGTDVCTAFILGAPILPVYAGELQCRGLGAKIESFTDEGKPAINVVGELVLTEPFPSMPIYFWNDKDGSRLHDSYFDVFPGIWRHGDYLKVTDRDTCVIYGRSDATINRGGIRIGTSEIYRAVDQVSAVADSLIVDIPDGDGDSSVPLFVLMKENTELTDDIKQAIKKQIRTQCSPRHVPTAIYSVPDLPKTLNGKKLEIPVKKILKGKSVKKVVNQGSLSNPSSLDYFVEFAKKHQKA; encoded by the coding sequence ATGGCGCGAACAGAAGAAGGTACATTGCTTTGGGAACCTAGCGAAAAGCGAAAACAAAATTCAAATATCTATGATTATATGAATTGGTTAAAAAAACATAAAGACTTACACTTTGATAATTATCATTCTCTCTGGAAATGGTCCGTTGATGAATTAGAACTCTTTTGGGCATCGTTATGGGATTATTTCCAAATACAATCCAAGGAAGATTATCAGACTGTTTTAACAAGCCATGAGATGCCTGGCGCAAACTGGTTTACGGGTTCGAAGATCAACTATACAGAACATATTTTTCAAAACCGTGATCGTCATAAACCAGCCATTATTCACACATCTGAATTAAGAGACCAAACAGAAATATCCTGGGATCAGTTATATCAGGATACGGCGGCATTACAATTAACGCTCAAATACCTGGGTGTAGAAAAAGGTGACCGAATTGTTGCCTATGTAGCAAATATCTATGAGTCCGTTGTAGCATTCCTGGCAACTGCAAGCCTTGGTGCAATCTGGTCAAGTGCATCACCTGACTTCGGTACACAAAGTGTCATTGATCGATTTAAACAAATAGAGCCTAAAGTAATGGTTACTGTCGATGGCTATCGTTATAGTGGTAAAGATTTCGACCGCACATCTGTAGTAGAAAATATACAATCCGAGTTACCTACGCTGGAAGCAACTATTGCGATTCCTTACCTTAATGAAAATGCAACGTTTGATGGACTGAAGAACGTTACTAGCTGGAAGCATGCTGTTACTTCTAAACGGGAATTGACACTTAACTTTGAGCGTGTCCCTTTTAATGACCCGCTATGGGTGCTCTTCTCCTCAGGAACAACGGGAAAACCAAAACCCATTGTTCAAAGTCAGGGTGGTATTTTAATGGAGCATCTGAAGGCATTGACCTTCCATGCTGATTTGGATGAGAGCGACCGGTTTTTTTGGTTTACCACAACAGGCTGGATGATGTGGAACTTTCTTGTTGGCGGATTACTGACTGGCAGTACGATTATTTTATATGATGGAAATCCTGGTTACCCTGACAAAAAAATGCTTTGGAAAATGGCCGAACAAACAAAAATGACCGTATTTGGGACAAGTGCAAGTTACATTACTGCTTGCATGAAGGATGGTCTTGTTCCAAAAGAAGAATTTAATTTACAGCATTTGAAAAATATTAGTTCGACTGGCTCACCATTACCACCAGAAGGCTTTCAGTGGTGCTACGATAATGTGAAAGACGACCTCTGGATTGCCTCATCCAGTGGCGGAACAGACGTATGCACGGCATTTATTCTGGGCGCTCCAATTTTACCGGTTTACGCCGGGGAGCTACAATGCCGGGGACTTGGCGCTAAAATTGAAAGCTTTACTGACGAGGGAAAGCCTGCAATAAACGTAGTTGGCGAGCTTGTTTTAACTGAGCCCTTTCCTTCTATGCCCATTTATTTTTGGAATGACAAAGATGGCAGCCGGCTTCATGACAGCTATTTTGATGTATTTCCAGGAATATGGCGTCATGGTGACTATTTAAAGGTTACGGACCGGGATACATGTGTGATTTATGGGCGATCGGATGCGACGATTAATCGCGGTGGAATCCGGATTGGCACAAGTGAAATATACCGGGCAGTTGATCAGGTTAGTGCAGTAGCCGACAGTTTGATTGTCGATATTCCAGATGGAGATGGAGATTCATCTGTTCCATTATTCGTTTTAATGAAAGAAAATACCGAACTAACTGATGACATAAAACAGGCCATCAAAAAACAAATTCGTACACAGTGCTCACCAAGGCACGTTCCGACTGCAATTTACAGTGTGCCAGATTTGCCAAAAACATTAAACGGCAAAAAACTGGAAATACCTGTAAAGAAAATATTAAAGGGTAAATCAGTAAAAAAAGTAGTCAATCAAGGATCATTAAGTAATCCGTCATCGTTGGATTATTTCGTGGAATTTGCAAAAAAGCACCAGAAGGCTTAA
- a CDS encoding LysR family transcriptional regulator yields the protein MDQHLQVFVTVVEKQNFSRAAEELHMTQPAVSQYIRTLESNIGTRLLERSNKYVRLNKVGEIVYHHAKEILGLYTKMQTLVDDVTNVASGPISIGASYTFGEYVLPHIIANLQETYPDIQPTVTIGNTTEIASLVDTHQLDVGIVEGHSKDQKLMVEAFADDQMVVVAAPISVLSNEQGFINIDALAEQTWIVREKGSGTREATEKMFGQLGIRPAKLMSFGSTQPIKESVEAGLGISLMSKWAIQKELKNGDLCTLKVTGLPFTRQFSIVTKSPFQTKALEVFIALLRNNKPLTTLEDMKKPQ from the coding sequence ATGGACCAACATCTACAGGTATTTGTAACGGTAGTTGAGAAGCAGAACTTTTCACGGGCGGCTGAAGAATTACATATGACTCAGCCAGCTGTAAGCCAGTATATTCGCACACTTGAAAGTAATATTGGGACGAGATTACTAGAACGCAGCAATAAATATGTTCGATTGAACAAGGTTGGGGAAATCGTGTACCACCATGCAAAAGAAATTTTAGGATTATATACAAAAATGCAGACACTCGTTGATGATGTAACAAACGTGGCGAGCGGGCCAATCTCCATAGGAGCAAGTTACACGTTTGGTGAATATGTACTCCCGCATATTATTGCTAACTTACAAGAGACTTATCCAGATATACAGCCAACCGTGACCATTGGCAATACAACTGAGATTGCTTCATTGGTTGATACACATCAATTGGATGTAGGTATAGTTGAAGGTCATTCTAAAGATCAGAAATTAATGGTCGAAGCGTTTGCGGATGATCAAATGGTTGTGGTGGCAGCCCCAATAAGCGTTTTAAGTAATGAGCAAGGCTTTATCAATATAGACGCATTGGCAGAACAAACATGGATTGTACGCGAAAAAGGGTCAGGAACGAGGGAGGCCACAGAAAAGATGTTCGGTCAATTAGGAATTCGGCCAGCAAAATTGATGAGCTTTGGCAGCACTCAACCGATTAAGGAATCAGTTGAAGCGGGCTTAGGTATTAGTCTGATGTCGAAGTGGGCTATCCAAAAGGAATTGAAAAATGGAGATTTATGCACACTGAAGGTAACAGGGCTTCCATTTACCAGACAATTTTCCATTGTTACCAAATCCCCTTTTCAGACAAAAGCTCTAGAGGTATTTATTGCATTATTGCGGAATAATAAACCATTAACAACATTGGAAGATATGAAAAAGCCACAGTGA
- a CDS encoding YeiH family protein: MVSQKTDKTRPPFEKWLGGIAFTFLIAFLGYLLAMVPGFDRIGQLACAIIIAVVYRQIAGYPEAIRSGIGFSSKRLLRTAIILYGLKLNIDTVIQDGLGLLARDALMIVFAIFVTVWLAKALKADKSISLLLGVGTGICGAAAIAAVAPIVKAKDEDTAIGVGIIALMGTVFAIGYTIIGPLLPFSPIEYGIWTGSSIHEVAQVALAAAPAGDDPLAIALLAKLGRVFLLIPVCFIFIYIMKRKTKSSEQPDAKIEFPYFLLGFILLSVLGSYVFGHSIPVSDDVMKVVFSITDWLLTAAMVGLGLNVSLRDLRTRALRPLVAMTIASLCLSVLAYFTI; encoded by the coding sequence ATGGTTTCACAAAAAACAGATAAAACTAGACCGCCGTTCGAAAAATGGCTTGGCGGAATTGCATTTACTTTTTTAATTGCATTTTTAGGTTATTTATTAGCAATGGTACCAGGATTCGATCGCATTGGACAATTAGCATGCGCCATCATTATTGCGGTGGTTTATCGGCAAATAGCAGGATACCCTGAAGCTATCCGATCAGGGATTGGCTTTTCATCGAAAAGATTACTTCGGACCGCCATCATTTTATACGGGCTAAAGCTAAACATTGATACCGTTATCCAGGATGGCCTGGGATTGCTCGCCCGGGATGCTTTGATGATTGTTTTTGCCATCTTTGTAACTGTCTGGCTTGCAAAAGCGTTAAAAGCTGACAAATCAATTTCGTTATTACTAGGTGTAGGGACAGGGATTTGTGGTGCTGCAGCAATTGCGGCCGTTGCACCAATTGTAAAAGCGAAAGATGAGGATACCGCTATTGGAGTTGGTATTATTGCACTTATGGGAACGGTTTTTGCAATTGGCTACACGATTATCGGGCCGCTTTTACCGTTTTCTCCGATTGAGTATGGTATTTGGACAGGATCCAGCATTCACGAGGTTGCCCAAGTAGCACTTGCAGCTGCACCAGCAGGAGACGATCCTTTAGCAATTGCGCTACTTGCAAAGTTGGGTCGCGTATTTCTACTTATTCCGGTTTGCTTTATCTTTATCTATATCATGAAACGTAAAACTAAAAGCTCTGAGCAACCGGACGCAAAAATTGAATTTCCATATTTCCTGCTTGGTTTTATCCTGCTAAGTGTTTTAGGAAGCTACGTATTTGGTCATTCCATTCCTGTATCTGACGATGTTATGAAAGTCGTTTTCTCGATTACAGATTGGTTATTAACTGCTGCCATGGTAGGGCTTGGACTTAATGTAAGCCTGCGCGATTTGCGAACTAGAGCATTGCGGCCATTAGTGGCAATGACAATTGCTTCTTTATGTCTCTCCGTGTTAGCTTATTTTACTATCTAA
- a CDS encoding reverse transcriptase-like protein — MKVKLKWLYKGKKTDELVLESDWTTQDTMEHLIKDIEKTGRVKTLVVIDEMSNEWTVKEFGKLKSTIEQAPHDPVVYFDGGFDRTTRTAGLGVVIYYKENQMSYRLRTNRFIDSMETNNEAEYAALHYAVLQLQEMGVHHLPCTFKGDAQGIIKQLLGEWPCYEENLNKWLDRIEHRLAELGIKPDYEVINRKDNKEADWLAGQALKRVDIHSKKELG; from the coding sequence ATGAAGGTGAAATTAAAATGGTTATATAAAGGTAAGAAAACTGATGAGCTGGTGCTTGAATCGGACTGGACAACACAAGATACCATGGAGCATTTAATAAAAGATATCGAAAAAACGGGTCGTGTTAAAACGTTAGTTGTTATTGATGAGATGAGTAACGAATGGACCGTGAAGGAATTCGGTAAATTAAAATCAACAATTGAACAGGCACCTCATGACCCAGTTGTATACTTTGATGGTGGATTTGACCGAACCACAAGAACCGCTGGGTTAGGTGTTGTTATTTATTACAAAGAAAATCAGATGAGTTATCGTTTAAGAACAAATCGATTTATTGATTCGATGGAGACAAATAATGAAGCGGAATATGCAGCGTTGCATTATGCTGTGCTGCAACTGCAGGAAATGGGTGTCCATCATCTCCCATGTACATTCAAAGGTGATGCACAGGGTATTATTAAACAGCTATTAGGTGAATGGCCATGCTACGAAGAAAATCTAAATAAGTGGCTTGATCGCATTGAACATCGGTTAGCGGAGCTTGGGATAAAGCCTGACTACGAGGTTATCAATCGTAAGGATAATAAAGAAGCGGACTGGCTTGCAGGGCAGGCGCTAAAGAGAGTAGATATACACAGCAAAAAAGAATTAGGATAG
- a CDS encoding ArsR/SmtB family transcription factor, whose protein sequence is MEIVNMTSRKRETYQIKLEHSLLWECALGIAAVTNERLIDTLEKPDEYWNGIKQSLSEKMVEELNYVEENNTWKALLQLLHRREFTCLTEFKAFINNLSPKELITYCIPFIGMDYQEQRERAAHGDPSAIIELKNATKDNPFFPAYIEFICKVGSDKLKKHLCTVMEGWYQAAIEPEADKIHAVLERDYQAKKVMKEKMTSEELVEWATGGSVYNPEPSVYHVLLIPHYVYRPWNIEADIAGVKVFYYPVANESIHPGDAYQPDNFLILKHKALGDEVRLKIVKYLSEGDCTLQDITSKLGMGKSTIHHHLKILRSAKLVEISDSKYRIKKNALGALAKELQQFLYEN, encoded by the coding sequence ATGGAAATAGTAAACATGACAAGCAGAAAAAGGGAAACCTATCAAATTAAATTAGAGCATTCTTTACTATGGGAATGTGCACTAGGAATCGCAGCCGTTACAAATGAAAGGTTAATTGATACCCTGGAGAAGCCAGATGAGTACTGGAATGGAATTAAGCAATCCTTGTCCGAGAAAATGGTGGAAGAACTTAACTATGTAGAAGAGAACAATACCTGGAAGGCTTTGCTTCAACTTTTACACAGGAGGGAATTCACTTGTTTAACAGAGTTTAAAGCATTCATAAACAATCTTTCACCAAAGGAATTAATAACGTATTGCATCCCATTTATAGGTATGGACTATCAAGAACAGAGGGAACGAGCCGCACACGGTGATCCTTCCGCAATAATTGAATTAAAGAACGCCACTAAAGATAACCCGTTTTTCCCTGCATATATCGAATTTATATGTAAGGTTGGTTCGGATAAATTAAAAAAGCATCTATGTACTGTCATGGAAGGATGGTATCAGGCTGCCATTGAACCTGAAGCAGATAAAATACATGCTGTTCTAGAAAGGGATTATCAGGCAAAAAAAGTTATGAAGGAAAAAATGACTTCAGAAGAATTGGTTGAATGGGCGACAGGTGGGAGTGTTTATAATCCTGAACCAAGTGTCTACCATGTGCTCCTTATTCCACATTACGTGTATCGTCCATGGAATATCGAAGCAGATATCGCAGGTGTAAAAGTCTTTTATTATCCTGTTGCGAATGAAAGTATCCACCCTGGTGATGCCTATCAACCAGATAACTTTTTGATCCTTAAGCATAAAGCACTTGGTGATGAAGTGAGATTAAAGATTGTTAAGTATTTATCAGAGGGTGACTGCACCTTACAAGATATAACAAGTAAATTGGGTATGGGTAAATCAACTATTCATCATCATTTAAAAATTCTAAGGTCAGCAAAACTGGTAGAAATTAGTGATTCGAAATACCGGATAAAAAAGAATGCCTTAGGTGCATTGGCGAAGGAATTGCAGCAATTCCTTTATGAGAACTGA